A region of the Fusobacteria bacterium ZRK30 genome:
TCAGCTAATCTCCACACCTCTCCTCTGACAACATTCGCCGTTTTCCTGCCTACTCCTGCTAAAGCAACCAATTTATCCATCTCTTGTGGAACCTTTCCGTCATATTTTTCCAGCAGGATCTCGCTGGTCCTTTTTATATTTTTAGCTTTATTTTTATAAAATCCCGTACTCTTAACCAGAGCTTCTATTTCTTCTAACTCCATCTCTGCAAACTGTTTCGGAGTGTTTATACCTTTTTTTCGAAACATCTCCTCAGTCACTATATTTACCCTCTTATCGGTACACTGGGCTGACAGGCTCACAGCTACCAATAGTTCAAAGGGAGTCTCATATTTCAGTGCACACTCTGGATTCCCAAATTTTTCATGGAGTACAGCTATTATTTTTTTAACTTTTTGTTTTTTTGTCATAACTCTCCTTTCTTTTAGTGACTCTTGGCCAATTTTAAAATTTATAGTATTTTCAACATTTTTTAACTATTTAAATTAATTCCCACCTTTTCTCTGGCTGCAAATATTCCAAATCTATATTTTCATATATTTCATTTTCCACTGTATTTTCCATATCTATCTCCATTTCCTTTTCCTCATATATCCTCTTTATTAATTTTACATGGGGTTTAGGTCCTGTAGAGTGCCAGAGGGTATAATTAAAGTGTTTTGATGTTTCAGGAATCATATGAATAGATATTCCACTCTTCAATAAAAATTCATAATGATTTCTCCGCTTTTCGACTCCACTATATTTAGAAACTATTTCTAACACCTTTAGTTCCAGCTCTTTTAAATTTTCAACATCTATTTTTTTATCTTCATTTTTTCCCACTACTATATCTATATCCCCTATATCTATCCTCTTTCTTCTCAGGCTTCCAGTAACTTCACACCTATAATCATATTTTTTCAGGTATTTTTCCACCTTTTTATACTCTTTCATAGCAAACCGATAATCAAACCTCATCTTATTTCTCCTTAATGCTTTTTTTTAGTTTATCACAAAAAAGCCCTACCTCAAAATTTGAGATAGGGCAGCAGATAAATTAAAAATAAAAAAAGCTTACCAAATGTAAGCTTTTTTTCATCAATAATTCAATTGACACATATAGTCTTAAAAAGGGGGGCTTAAGCTCTACATGGATGTTCAAAGTCTCCCTTGAACTAATATAAGTATACTAGAGATCCGAAAAAAAGTCAACCTTTTTTCGAACATTTTATAAAAAAAATTCTATTTCTACACACAACTCCACTTTAAAATGTACTGTTTGCATACAAAACATTATTTTCGCATTTTAAACGTTATAAAGCTTTATTCAAAGACTAAACTTTACTTCCACTATTTTTAAATAAAAAAATACCTGCAAATTTGCAGGTACTTTTTTTATTCTGTCTTTTCAAATTCCAGCTTTTCAAACTGGTCTTTTCCTACTGCACATGGCGGACAAGTCCAGTCTTCCGGTACGTCTTCCCACTTTGTTCCCGGTGCTACCCCTGAATCAGGGTCTCCTAATTCTTCATCATACACATAACCGCATACCAAACATACCCATCTGTCCATATTCCCTCCAACTTTCTATTAATAGTTTATAGAACTACATCTTTTCGAATTGGTCTTTTCCTACTGCACATAGCGGACAAATCCAATCTTCCGGTACGTCTTCCCACTTTGTTCCTGGTGCTATCCCTGAATCAGGATCTCCAACTTCCGGATCGTATACATAACCACATACTATACATAACCATTTATCCATATATATTCCTCCTAGTTTTAAGTTATAAGTTACTCATTATTATATTACTCTATAATTTTAATTTTTCCTAATAATTATTTTCTTTAATCTCAAAATGACTTTGCGGATGAAGGCATGCAGGACACAACTCTAAAGCTTCCTCTCCTTCATGTACAAATCCACAATTTCTACACTTCCATCTAACTACACTTTTCTTTTTAAATACACCATTCTCTTCTAAGTTTGCCAGTAATTTTAAATACCTAGCCTCGTGCTCCTTCTCTACAGCTGCTATATTTCTATATGCTGCTGCAACGTCAGGAAACCCTTCTTTTTCTGCAACTTCTCCAAAATGAGGATATAACTCTGTCCACTCCTCATTTTCCCCGCATGCTGCATTTTTTAAATTTTCCTCAGTAGTTCCCACTTGGTTCGTTGGATAAGCAGCTGTAATTTCCAAGTCTCCCCCCTCTAAGAATCTAAAATATCTTTTGGCGTGTTGAACTTCATTATCTGCAGTTTCTAAAAAAATTGCTGCAATTTGCTCATACCCCTCTTTTTTAGCCTGCTTAGCATACATCTTGTATCTGTTGGTAGCTTGTGATTCACCAGCGAAAGACTTCAGTAAATTTTTTTCTGTTTCAGTACCTTTAATTGTCATAAATACCTCCCCTTACGGCTTGTAGCCGCATATTAAATTGATAATATATAAAGATAAAATTAAACTAATTTAAGCGTTTTCCTGTGTAGAATCTACAAATACCCTGTTCTGCATCTCTCTGTCCATCATAAACAAACCTGTTCCTTTGCCCTCAACCATCTTTAACTGCTCCAGCACAGAGGATACGTGAGCTTCCTCTTCTACCTGCTCATTTATATACCATTGAAGCATATTTATAGTCGCATAATCTTTCACCTCATGGGCTACTCCTAAAACTTCGTTGATGGATTCAGTTATAAACTTTTCATGTTTATAGGTATCTTCAAATACATCTATAGGGTCTTTCCACTCCACTTTTACAGCTGCTATTTCAGCTAATACAGCCCTTTCTCCCCTCTCTAATAAATAATCAAAAAGTTTTAATGCATGGGACATCTCCTCTTGATACTGCACCCTCATGTAGTTAGCAAAACCTGGTAAATTTTTAGAAGTAAGATAAGCATTCATCGATAGATACAGATGTGCAGAATACATCTCCTTATTAATTTGCTCATTTAAAATTTCCAGCATCCTTTTATTCATTGCCATTTTTTATTTCCTCCTAAAATTCAAACTAAATATAACTTTAATGAAATTACCTCTTTTAAAATCAATATAATTTTTATAAAGCACTTTTTTCTATACCAGCTTACACATTTTTTTCCTTTTTTTATCTTTATATAGTTAATAAAAATAATTCCCCATTAAAAATGAAGAATTATCTTTTTATTGTTCTACGAACATTATTTTTTTTTCTTTAAACATTCACCGCATACGCCTTTAAAATAAAGATGGTGTTCATTTATCTGAAAATTATCAAGTTCAGGAATATTTATTTTATCCATCCCTATATTAAGATCGCTGACCTCTCCACATTCATCACATTTAAAATGTCCATGTATACTTGTATCAGCATCATATCTAGTTTCATTTTCTTCTACTAAAATTACTATAGCAATCTTCTTTTCTACGAACAAATTTAATGTATTATATACTGTAGTTTTAGATAAAGTTGGTATTTCTGGAGCAAGACTCTTATACATCATATCTATTGTAGGATGGTTTTTATTTACTATTAAGTATTCGAAAATTTTCATCCTCTGATAAGATGGTCTTATATCATGACTTTTTAAATATGAACTTATTTTTTCTATATTTAACTTCATTTCTACCTCCTTTTAGATTGATATTTTGTAATGATTTCATATATAATTCTATTATATTTTTATTGTTTTGTCAACAAAATGATTTTTTTGCTATATTTCCCTGGCAAAATAAAGTCTGTCTACACCCTTTCCGTATTCATCCTTTAACATCTCTTTCATCTTAAATCCCAATTTTTTATATAGTTCTATAGCTGGTTTATTTTCCAAAGAAACTGTGAGCCCTATTTTTTTTATCTTATTTTCTCTAAATACTTTTACAGACTCTTCCAGGAGTTTTTTACCATATCCACATTTTCTATATTCTTTCTTTATGGAAAGTCCATATAAAAATATCTCGTCACCATCAAAATCTCTAATATATTCAGCTATTCCTATAACCTCATCTTCTATAACCAATACAAACACTTTTCCATATCGGATGATCGGCTTCAAGATCCATTCATCTACTCCGCCACTTACTCCAAAAACTTCTTTTTCAACCTCTATAATTTGCTCTATATATTTTTTATCTTTTGCTTCTATCTCCAAAAATTTCATTTTTTATCCCCCTAAAATAACCGCTAACTAATAGTTTATCTCATACAGATATAAACCTGATCCATCTACAACTATCTTTTCATCTTTAGGGTCAGGATTTTCTAATTTTTTTAACAGATAATCACAGGGTCTTTCATTAAAATACACAGCCAGAGAACTCCCTACCATTATCCTGATCTGTGTCTTTAGAAAAGCATTTCCTTTTATGTAGATCCCTATCTTATGGTTATCTTTCTTATAACATCTTATCTCAAAAATTTCCCTTACAGGATTGTTTCCACCACAATCCGTCATTCTAAAGCCATCGAAGTTATGTCTGCCTAAGAACACCTTCATTATAGCATATAGCTTATCTACATCGATTTTTTCTTTGACCTTAGTTAGATATCTAGTTTCAAACACACTTCTTTTGTGAGTCAATATAAATTCATAGGCTCTTGTCTTTGCTGAAAACCTGGAATGAAATTCCATATCTACATCTTCAACCTTTAATATTTTAATGTCTTTAGGAGTAATATTGTCAAGAGCATAAACCAGCCTATTCGCCGGGATTTTAGAATCGGTAACAAAGTTAGAAACTTGTTCAACTGCATGGACTCCTCTGTCAGTCCTTCCTGAACTTATTAAGTTTATCCTTTCCCTTATTATCTTATACAAACCTGATTCAAGTTCCCCTTGTACAGTTCGTCTATCTGGTTGTCTCTGGAATCCAAAAAAATCACTTCCATCATATTGGTAAACAAGTTTTATATTTCTCATTTTTTCATCTCCTAGATAAGGTTTTAATTTTATAATAAAAGGCATCTCTTTCTTAAAAAAAAAAAACTCTAGAATAAATTCTAGAGTTTAAAACTTTAACATGGTGCGGAGGGGGGGACTTGAACCCCCACGTCGAAGACACTAGATCCTAAGTCTAGCGCGTCTGCCAATTCCGCCACCCCCGCGTATGGATGGTGCGCCACACAGGGTTTGAACCTGTGACAACTCGATTAAAAGTCGAGTGCTCTACCAGCTGAGCTAGTGGCGCATAAATATAAAGTTTTTAAAATTGGGGTGGCTGACGGGGCTCGAACCCGCGACAACCAGTACCACAAACTGGCGCTCTACCAACTGAACTACAACCACCACATTTTGGAGCGGGAAACCAGGTTCGAACTGGCGACATTCAGCTTGGAAGGCTGACGCTCTACCAACTGAGCTATTCCCGCGTATCTTGGTATATTTTATTAAAATGGTCGGAACAATAGGATTCGAACCTATGACCCCCTGCTCCCAAGGCAGGTGCGCTACCGGGCTGCGCTATGCTCCGTTATTATCGTCCTCTCACGACAAGAATAATAATATCATAATAAAGATAAAGAGTCAACACTTTTCCACACTTTTTTTTTATTTTTTTCAAAAAATTTAAAATTTAAAAAAAAGAAGCCACTATGTGGCTTCTTTTAAAGGATTAATTTGCCTTTGGTAAAGCTATTTTTTCTCCTGCAAAAATTATATCCGGGTTTGTGATCTTTTTATTTTCTTTTAAGATTTCATCCATATCTATTCCTGTTTTTTCAGAAATTGATCTCAATGTATCCCCTGATTCTACTGTATATACTGAATCATCTGATACTTTTTTATCCATATTTTCAGTAATCTCTTCCTTACCTGCAAACACTCTTCCGTCTATAGTAGTATGAGTGATTCCATTAGCTTTAATATACTCTCCTAAGATCTCTTCAATACTCTCATATTCATTCACTGTCTTCTTTCCTTTTAAAGAGGCATACTTATCCCCACCTACAGCCATAAAGTCGTTTGTAGCTATCTTATAAGTTCTAGTTAGGTCTAATTTTTCTCCATTGTTAAATGTAACATCATAAACTTTATTTCCTACTTCGTTCATTGGATCAAATTTAAATGTAAATCCTGCTACATGCGGGAACGCTCCTCTAGCATCTGGATAAGATTGCACACCATTTTCAATAGCATCTTTTAGATCTTGACCAGTTATCTCTTTTACTACTACATAGTTTCCAAATGGTAATACCGATATGATATTTCCTCTAGTAATTGTTCCTTTTTGGATAGAAGCTCTTATTCCACCACCATTAGTTATAACACCTTCAGCTCCTGTTTTTGTTAACATAGCTTCTGTAATCATATCTCCTAAGTTAGTTTCTCCAGCTCTTACATCATTTCTTTCACCATCTAAAAGTACAGGAGTCTCTCCAACAACTACAGATGTAATCTTTTCATTCTCTGTATTTACTTCATTTATAATTGCTGTTACAGCAGGATCTTCTTCAACATTTTCCATTGCATATTCTTTAGTAAATAATTTTGCTGTCTCAACTTTTGATCCATCTTTACCTAATTTAACTGTTACTTCTCCTAAGTTCTTGTCATAGAATCCTGATTGAACAATAAGAGTTTCTTTTACCTTCATACCTTCTTCTAGAGTAGTGTGACTATGCCCGTCTACGATTAGATCTATTCCGTCTACTTCTTGAGCTAATTTAATACTTGTATAAACTGAATCTTCGTCTATACCTAGATGTGAAAGGGCTACGATATAGTTTACTCCTTCAGCTTTTAAAGCTTCTACAGACTCTTTAGCTGATGCGATAGGGTCATCAAAGGTAACAGCCTCTACATTGGTAGGATTAGTCTTATACGCTGTCTCAGGAGTTGCTAAACCAAAGATTCCTACTCTCACACCATTCGGTAAAGTTTTGATTGTGTATGGTTTAAATGCTTTTTCTCCTGTATCTTTATAAGTAAGATTTGATACCAATACTGGAAAGTTCATTGTATTTTGTAATTTTTCAATTCTATCCAATCCATAGTTATAGTCATGATTTCCTGTTGTCATAGCGTCATAACCCATTTCATTCATAACTCTTACAACTGATGCTCCCTTAGTTAAAGCTGCAAATACAGTTCCATGAATTGTATCACCTGCATCTAAAAATAATACATTAGGGTCTTCTGCTCTGGTTTGCTTAACCATAGTACTTACTCTGGCTAATCCCATTCCGTCATATTTACCTGCATCTACCCTTCCATGAATATCGTTTACATGCATTACTTTAAACTCTACATCTTCATTTACAACTAACTTCTCAGTTGCCACTACATCTACTTTGTCCCCTGCTACTTTACTAGGTTCATCTGTTTTTGTAGTTTTTCCACATGCCACCACTAAAAGTAACATCATTGCCGATAAGATCTTAACAAATTTTTTCATCATCATTTTTTCCTCCCTATTTATATATATATTTAAAAGGTACAGATAAATTCTGTACCTTTTTAAATTTAATTTGCAGGAATTACTAATTCTTCCCCAACCATTATTATATCTGCATCTTTTATATTTTTATTCTCTTTTAAAATTTCAGAAATTTTAAGATCAAATTTATTAGCTATTTCTCCTAAAGTATCTCCAGCTTTAACCGTATACGATGCAACTTCTTCTGCAACGACATAATCCTTTAAATTGATAGATTTAACATTAACTGTTCTTCCATCAGCTGATCTAGGAATAACTATCTTCCCTTCTCTGATCATCTCATAGATAGCATCTCTTTCTGGATAATCTAATTTAACGCCAATTATTTCCCAGTTGTTATGTACAATAGGATCTAATTTTCCATTTTTTTCTTCCTTTGTATATTTGATAATTAGATCTCTTATTCTTCCTGCATCTTGCATAGTTTCATAAGAATCATAATATTTATCTTCAGGTTTTACCCATCCATTCTTAGTTAATGTACCAAATCTATAGTTATTTACCGCCACCTTATAGATCTTAGCCAGGTCGATAGCTTCACCGTTAATCGTTGGATCTACTACTCTATTTCCTGCATCTTTAGACAGGTCAACTTTATAGTTTACCCCTGCAAACATATCATAGTTATAGCCTCTTACATCTTCATTAAATGAGATAGTCACATCCCCTTCATTCCAAGTATTATAATATGACATAGACCACTCCATAAACTTAAGTAAATTTTCACCAGTCATATTTACTCCAACTAAAGTGTTTGCATATTTATAGATATTAGCCACATCTTTATTATGGAAATTCCCTGCTTTTAAGTTAGCTTCCGCCTTAAAGAATGCCGCTGATGATACATCTGCTCCTGCATATTTCAATTGTACATCATTTATTAGATCTATAACAGCATTTGGCTGTAATTGAGCTGTAGGCATAGTAGTTACCTTGTCTTCACCAGTTATAAAATCCGGTCTGGCTATAAATGTTTCACTAACTTCTCCAATCACTGTATTTGCTACAGCTTTAGCCTGATCATCTACATATTTAAATTCGTCTAATATCTTTTGATCTGCTTCAATTGTTTTAGTCTGAATATTTTCTACATCTATCCCTTTAACAACCCATTTCCCTTCTTCTTTCTTCACATGAATATCAGCTTTAGATACTGCCCAACCTGCAAATCCAGGTTCTACAATTGGAGTGTTATTTATATTTTCAACATATTTAGCATGCTCATGTCCACCAAATATAACATCAAATTCAGGTACTTTGTTAGCCAGATCATAGATCCCGGCTCCACCATATTCATCTTCTCTTCCCATATGGAAAGATCCAACCAAGATATCATACTGACCGTCTAATTCTTTTACAGTTTCCTGTACAGATTTCAATATTTCATTGAACTCCAACCCTTTAAAGTGACTAGGAGAAGATGATTCCCACATAGGTACATATGGAGGGATAACTCCTACTACAGCTACTCTGGCTCCATTTACATTAAAAATTTGATATGGATTTACATAGTTTGATCCATCCTTTTTATTTTTAATATTAGCTGAAAGTACAGTTCCGTTAAAGTTTGATATATTTCTCTCAATGAACTCTTTTTCAAAGTTAAATTCGTGGTTTCCTAAAGTCCAAATATCATAGCCTATACTGTTCATAGCTTCTACCATTGGATGCACTTCAAGGTCATTAAATAATTCCGATGAGTTATCCTGAACTGTATCTCCATCATCCATCAATATCATATTTGGGTTTTCTGCTCTTAAAGAGTTAACGATAGTTGATACTTTGGCTAAACCTGCATCATCATCTTTACCGTCTATTGCATAATCATAAGGATAAATTCTGCCATGTACGTCTGAAGTTGCTGCTACTCTGATAGTCTGTTCCGCTACCTCTTCCTCACCTTTAACTATAACTTCATGGGTTACCACCCTCTCAGTCATCTCCATTTTTACCGGTTCTTTCTTTTCTACCGACACATCATTTGAATTACAAGCCATAAAAACACTTGTTATCAACGCTGCCATTAAAAACTTTTTCATCTTTCCCTCCTTGTTTTTTATATTAAAATTTTATTCTACAACTAATTTTTTTCTTTTTTTGAATAGTCCGCCTTTTTTTCTTATCAGATAGACAGAGATACTGGCTGTTATAGGAACTGTCAAAACTATTCCTATACTTCCGGATAAGGCCTGAATCAACTCTATTGCTATCACCGGCATATTTATAAACTGCTTGGTATTCATCTGAAATCCCCAAATCATAAGCATGAGATTCAACGAACTTCCGGTAAAAGCCAGAATCAATGTATTGGTCATCGTCCCCATTATATCTTTTCCTATATCCATAAGTGACATAAAGAGGTCATCCAGATGAATATCCGGATTTCTTTTGCATAGTTCATTGCATGACGATGCAATAGACATGGCCACATCATTGATAGCCCCTAAAGATGCTATCAATATAGAGGTAAACATAAGACCGTTTATCTTCACATGGTAATCCGCTGCCAGATATAAGATCTGTTCACCTTTTTCCATATGGATTCCTGTTAATTTAGCTAAATTCCCAAATATGTAGGAGATTATTCCAGA
Encoded here:
- the nth gene encoding endonuclease III, whose protein sequence is MTKKQKVKKIIAVLHEKFGNPECALKYETPFELLVAVSLSAQCTDKRVNIVTEEMFRKKGINTPKQFAEMELEEIEALVKSTGFYKNKAKNIKRTSEILLEKYDGKVPQEMDKLVALAGVGRKTANVVRGEVWRLAEGVTVDTHVKRLTNLIGLVKGDNPIIIERELMEMVPKEYWIDISHYLILQGRDVCVARRPQCGRCEINIFCNFGRKKLKKEGKNNS
- a CDS encoding rubredoxin — its product is MDRWVCLVCGYVYDEELGDPDSGVAPGTKWEDVPEDWTCPPCAVGKDQFEKLEFEKTE
- a CDS encoding rubredoxin; translated protein: MDKWLCIVCGYVYDPEVGDPDSGIAPGTKWEDVPEDWICPLCAVGKDQFEKM
- a CDS encoding rubrerythrin family protein — encoded protein: MTIKGTETEKNLLKSFAGESQATNRYKMYAKQAKKEGYEQIAAIFLETADNEVQHAKRYFRFLEGGDLEITAAYPTNQVGTTEENLKNAACGENEEWTELYPHFGEVAEKEGFPDVAAAYRNIAAVEKEHEARYLKLLANLEENGVFKKKSVVRWKCRNCGFVHEGEEALELCPACLHPQSHFEIKENNY
- a CDS encoding ferritin, with translation MNKRMLEILNEQINKEMYSAHLYLSMNAYLTSKNLPGFANYMRVQYQEEMSHALKLFDYLLERGERAVLAEIAAVKVEWKDPIDVFEDTYKHEKFITESINEVLGVAHEVKDYATINMLQWYINEQVEEEAHVSSVLEQLKMVEGKGTGLFMMDREMQNRVFVDSTQENA
- a CDS encoding transcriptional repressor, with the protein product MKLNIEKISSYLKSHDIRPSYQRMKIFEYLIVNKNHPTIDMMYKSLAPEIPTLSKTTVYNTLNLFVEKKIAIVILVEENETRYDADTSIHGHFKCDECGEVSDLNIGMDKINIPELDNFQINEHHLYFKGVCGECLKKKK
- a CDS encoding GNAT family N-acetyltransferase, with the translated sequence MKFLEIEAKDKKYIEQIIEVEKEVFGVSGGVDEWILKPIIRYGKVFVLVIEDEVIGIAEYIRDFDGDEIFLYGLSIKKEYRKCGYGKKLLEESVKVFRENKIKKIGLTVSLENKPAIELYKKLGFKMKEMLKDEYGKGVDRLYFAREI
- the truA gene encoding tRNA pseudouridine(38-40) synthase TruA, which codes for MRNIKLVYQYDGSDFFGFQRQPDRRTVQGELESGLYKIIRERINLISSGRTDRGVHAVEQVSNFVTDSKIPANRLVYALDNITPKDIKILKVEDVDMEFHSRFSAKTRAYEFILTHKRSVFETRYLTKVKEKIDVDKLYAIMKVFLGRHNFDGFRMTDCGGNNPVREIFEIRCYKKDNHKIGIYIKGNAFLKTQIRIMVGSSLAVYFNERPCDYLLKKLENPDPKDEKIVVDGSGLYLYEINY
- a CDS encoding 5'-nucleotidase C-terminal domain-containing protein, producing the protein MMMKKFVKILSAMMLLLVVACGKTTKTDEPSKVAGDKVDVVATEKLVVNEDVEFKVMHVNDIHGRVDAGKYDGMGLARVSTMVKQTRAEDPNVLFLDAGDTIHGTVFAALTKGASVVRVMNEMGYDAMTTGNHDYNYGLDRIEKLQNTMNFPVLVSNLTYKDTGEKAFKPYTIKTLPNGVRVGIFGLATPETAYKTNPTNVEAVTFDDPIASAKESVEALKAEGVNYIVALSHLGIDEDSVYTSIKLAQEVDGIDLIVDGHSHTTLEEGMKVKETLIVQSGFYDKNLGEVTVKLGKDGSKVETAKLFTKEYAMENVEEDPAVTAIINEVNTENEKITSVVVGETPVLLDGERNDVRAGETNLGDMITEAMLTKTGAEGVITNGGGIRASIQKGTITRGNIISVLPFGNYVVVKEITGQDLKDAIENGVQSYPDARGAFPHVAGFTFKFDPMNEVGNKVYDVTFNNGEKLDLTRTYKIATNDFMAVGGDKYASLKGKKTVNEYESIEEILGEYIKANGITHTTIDGRVFAGKEEITENMDKKVSDDSVYTVESGDTLRSISEKTGIDMDEILKENKKITNPDIIFAGEKIALPKAN
- a CDS encoding 5'-nucleotidase C-terminal domain-containing protein; this encodes MKKFLMAALITSVFMACNSNDVSVEKKEPVKMEMTERVVTHEVIVKGEEEVAEQTIRVAATSDVHGRIYPYDYAIDGKDDDAGLAKVSTIVNSLRAENPNMILMDDGDTVQDNSSELFNDLEVHPMVEAMNSIGYDIWTLGNHEFNFEKEFIERNISNFNGTVLSANIKNKKDGSNYVNPYQIFNVNGARVAVVGVIPPYVPMWESSSPSHFKGLEFNEILKSVQETVKELDGQYDILVGSFHMGREDEYGGAGIYDLANKVPEFDVIFGGHEHAKYVENINNTPIVEPGFAGWAVSKADIHVKKEEGKWVVKGIDVENIQTKTIEADQKILDEFKYVDDQAKAVANTVIGEVSETFIARPDFITGEDKVTTMPTAQLQPNAVIDLINDVQLKYAGADVSSAAFFKAEANLKAGNFHNKDVANIYKYANTLVGVNMTGENLLKFMEWSMSYYNTWNEGDVTISFNEDVRGYNYDMFAGVNYKVDLSKDAGNRVVDPTINGEAIDLAKIYKVAVNNYRFGTLTKNGWVKPEDKYYDSYETMQDAGRIRDLIIKYTKEEKNGKLDPIVHNNWEIIGVKLDYPERDAIYEMIREGKIVIPRSADGRTVNVKSINLKDYVVAEEVASYTVKAGDTLGEIANKFDLKISEILKENKNIKDADIIMVGEELVIPAN